TAATTTACGAAGGTCTTTGCACTATTACGCGAAAATCATAAAGAGTTTAAACAATATTTGGATTGGAGAACTGTCCATTAACTTCTTCGTAGATGGATATGATTGCTGTTCTTTGAATGATTACTTGATGTACTCCTTACAGTTTGTGTTGCGATGGTGAATTCAACCAATTGTAGTGGCTGTTTTAGAATGATTTGGCTTAAAACAGAAGGGAGTCTATTTTAGCTTAATTTAGCGTTATTTTTTGTTTATTGTGAATTATAAAATACATTTGGTTATATAAAGGGGGGATGGTATAATTCAGATAATTAAATGTATAGGAGGATGTTACATTTGTATATTGAGCGTATTCAAATAGAGAATTTTAGAAATTTTAAGGAAGTAGATGTTTCTCTTGGAAATCAAATGGTGATAGTAGGCGAAAATAAAATAGGTAAAACTAATTTTTTATATGCTATGAGATTAATCTTAGATCCTTCATTACCAGATTCTGCACGTCAGCTCCAAGAATCTGATTTTTGGGACGGTCTGCCTAGACCAATTAATAATGCACGTATAAAAATTTCAATTGATTTAACAGATTTTGAAAATGATATAGATTTAAAATCTGTATTAGGTGATTATCTAGTTGCAGTTGATCCTTTAGTTGCACGCCTATCATATGAATTTTATCCAGTATCGAGGGATGGATCACCTAAAACACTTAATGATTATGAATTTTTAATATATGGGGGAGATGACCGAGAAAATAAAATTGGATATGATGTTAGAAAAAGAATCCCATTTGAAATATTACACGCGTTAAGAGATGCGGAATCTGATTTGTCTATTTGGAATAAATCCCCACTTAAGCCTTTGATAGAAAATGCTATTTCCAAAATTAATCGTTCTGATTTAGAGGAAGTTGCAGGGGAAATTTCAGAAGCGACAAATTCTTTAAAAGATCTAGGGGAAATTAAACACCTAGCCAAAAATATAAATAATCAATTAATTAAAATAGTAGGAAATACTCATAATATAGAAACGAGTTTGGGCTTTTCTCCAAGTGATCCTAATAAACTATATAGAGCCATTAGAATGTTTATAGATGGAGGGAATAGAGGGATTGGTGAAGCAAGCCTTGGATCAGCCAACTTATTGTATTTAGTCTTGAAATCTTTACAATTGGAACACCTAGTTTCTGAAAACAATAGAAATCATACTTTCTTAGCTATTGAAGAACCTGAAGCTCATTTACATCCGCATATTCAAAGATTAGTTTATCGTTATTTACTTCAAACTAGACAATCGGATGATACTAATAAAACATTAAATAATAATGTGACAAATATCTTGACAACACATTCTCCTCACATCATAAGTGTGGCCCCTTTAAAGTCAATTGTTTTGTTAAAACAGTCAGAGGAACATATGGCGACGGAAGTAGTATCAACAGTAAATATAGACTTACTGGATAAAGATATTGATGATTTAGAGCGTTATCTCAATGTTACTAGAGGAGAATTACTATTCTCAAAAGGGGTAATATTGGTTGAAGGTGATGCAGAGGAGTTTTTAATTCCTGCTCTTGCTAAATTAAATGGGTTCGATTTAGATGAACTAGGCATTACGGTTTGTTCTGTTTCGGGTACAAATTTTATGCCGTATGTAAAACTATTGGGAGAAAAATGCTTAAGTATCCCTTTTGCAATTTTAACAGATTTGGATCCTAAAGAAGATGGGGGAAATTTAGGGGATAGCAGAGTAAGTAAATTACTCTCTGAAATAATGGATCCTAAAGAGTATATTGAATATTCTTTTGATAATCTTTTACAATCAGCACCTGAATTTGGTGTTTTTATGAACAATTATACCCTAGAAATAGATTTGTTTAATAGTGGCCGTCATATTTCTATGTGTAACACAATAATAGAATTAACAGAAAATGGAGCGGCAAAAAAACGTGCTGAAGAATGGAAGAAGAAAAAATGTTTCAATGATGATGAAAAGCGATTCTTAAAAGATATTGAAGAAATAGGAAAAGGGAGATTTGCTCAAAGGTTCGCTTCAAATCTTCAAAATAATAGGGCAATACCATCATATATTTTGGAGGCTTTGAAATATGTTGAAAAAAGAGTCTAACTTTCCGAAATATATAATGGATTCTGAGGATTTGAAGGGTAATCCTGAACAAATGTTAGTTTATAATTCTTCAGGAAATTGTATAGTTTTAGCGGGACCAGGAAGTGGTAAGACAAAAACATTGACAATAAAAATGGCTAGAATGTTAAACGAAGATATTAGAGAACCGCAGGGTATCGCATGTATTACATATAATAAAGAATGTGCACGAGAATTGAAGCATAGGCTCGGTAAATTAGGAGTATATGAGAATAAAAGGGTGATTATTGATACAGTTCATTCATTTTGCCTTAATAATGTTATTAAACCATTTTTTAGATTAACGAACATAAGAATACCTGAACCTATTAAAGTTGCAAGTAAAGCACAACAATCCAAACTATGGGAAGAATCTTTTAACTTTACAATTGGTTTAAGAGAAAGATTAACAGGCGGTTGGAAAACGGATGCTACCGTTTATAGACGGACATATTTGGATCGAAATTCCAATGAATGGAAAGAGGGGAATAGTGAATTAGCAACATGGATTGAAGACTATGAAAACTTGTTGAGGCAAGAAGGATTAATTGATTTCGATGATATGGTACTGTTAGGCTTGCGAATTATAGAACAAAATGATTGGGTTAGAGATATTCTTAAAGCGAAATTTCCTATAATAATAGTTGATGAATATCAAGATTTAGGATTACCATTGCATCGAATTATTAAGAGTCTATGCTTCAAATCAGATATTAGATTATTGGCTGTGGGAGATCCAGATCAATCAATATATGGATTCACAGGTGCAAATCCACAGTTGTTAAAAGAACTTTCAGAGATGGAAAACGTATCTACAGTTCCGTTGCAAATGAATTATAGATCGAGTGAAAAAATAGTCAAGGCATCTCAAATTGCACTTGGGGAATCTAGGGATTTTAAGAGTGCTAATAAAAAAATAACAGGTATGATAAATTTCTATGAATACCCAAAAGGTATAGAAGATCAAGCAGAAAAAATTTGCACAGAAATTATTCCAGATATCCTACAGAGAAATCCTTCTAGTAAACTTGGAGATATCGCGGTTTTATATCTCGATAAATATGATGGGAATATAATAGCTGAAAAAGTGACAGCTCATAAATTGAATTATATTCGAATGGATCAAAATGCGCCATATAGTAAAACACCACTAACTCGATGGTTAGAAGATTGCGCAGCTTGGTGCTCAACAGGGTGGGAATTTGGAAATCCAAAGTTATCTAATCTTATTAAAGCTTGGGAAATGTTTATAAAAAATTCACGTATTAGTGACAAGGAGTTGTTAGTATTAAAAAGAGGATTTTTAGAGTTTTTATGGGATCAAAGAAATCCAGCTATTAAATTGTTTGATTGGTTAAAACTCTTTTATAATGCCGTAT
This genomic interval from Bacillus cereus contains the following:
- a CDS encoding ATP-dependent helicase, which encodes MLKKESNFPKYIMDSEDLKGNPEQMLVYNSSGNCIVLAGPGSGKTKTLTIKMARMLNEDIREPQGIACITYNKECARELKHRLGKLGVYENKRVIIDTVHSFCLNNVIKPFFRLTNIRIPEPIKVASKAQQSKLWEESFNFTIGLRERLTGGWKTDATVYRRTYLDRNSNEWKEGNSELATWIEDYENLLRQEGLIDFDDMVLLGLRIIEQNDWVRDILKAKFPIIIVDEYQDLGLPLHRIIKSLCFKSDIRLLAVGDPDQSIYGFTGANPQLLKELSEMENVSTVPLQMNYRSSEKIVKASQIALGESRDFKSANKKITGMINFYEYPKGIEDQAEKICTEIIPDILQRNPSSKLGDIAVLYLDKYDGNIIAEKVTAHKLNYIRMDQNAPYSKTPLTRWLEDCAAWCSTGWEFGNPKLSNLIKAWEMFIKNSRISDKELLVLKRGFLEFLWDQRNPAIKLFDWLKLFYNAVLKQIFELGQDLKDEMEEFKKLINESAKGRMLNFTVASFAGQSGSPEHLNLITLHSAKGLEFTYVIMMGMEEGRIPYLRASDTQKRESRRLFYVGFTRAKQEVHLTYSGWYRYYEYINSHGPSQYVLELQNRI
- a CDS encoding ATP-dependent nuclease, whose translation is MYIERIQIENFRNFKEVDVSLGNQMVIVGENKIGKTNFLYAMRLILDPSLPDSARQLQESDFWDGLPRPINNARIKISIDLTDFENDIDLKSVLGDYLVAVDPLVARLSYEFYPVSRDGSPKTLNDYEFLIYGGDDRENKIGYDVRKRIPFEILHALRDAESDLSIWNKSPLKPLIENAISKINRSDLEEVAGEISEATNSLKDLGEIKHLAKNINNQLIKIVGNTHNIETSLGFSPSDPNKLYRAIRMFIDGGNRGIGEASLGSANLLYLVLKSLQLEHLVSENNRNHTFLAIEEPEAHLHPHIQRLVYRYLLQTRQSDDTNKTLNNNVTNILTTHSPHIISVAPLKSIVLLKQSEEHMATEVVSTVNIDLLDKDIDDLERYLNVTRGELLFSKGVILVEGDAEEFLIPALAKLNGFDLDELGITVCSVSGTNFMPYVKLLGEKCLSIPFAILTDLDPKEDGGNLGDSRVSKLLSEIMDPKEYIEYSFDNLLQSAPEFGVFMNNYTLEIDLFNSGRHISMCNTIIELTENGAAKKRAEEWKKKKCFNDDEKRFLKDIEEIGKGRFAQRFASNLQNNRAIPSYILEALKYVEKRV